A genome region from Halomarina salina includes the following:
- a CDS encoding VirB4 family type IV secretion system protein: MNPLHRLLGRDSTEDDETERIPIDDLTGEETQLALEYLNLLDRDATRKNIEWAAYQLQAEELPLVSAIESLEERGKLDKKLVAPRAMERHPEFQIRNEKVTQIMTVTGFPRKVNLGWLVPLTIADVDLRLSFHITPRNPAKTRQQLQRRYTQTTTSLALKSRKGRTDTHQDELEREDLLRILQDVVRGTTKVYDIAIYMELIADSHEELDEMRERVDTILAEQDVETTVLRHQQIEGNGTIVPLATDTIKNVHPIQLEALATLFNLVEPPIYDADGIMMGFDDTSRPVIIDRYAHSGYGMVISGKTGSGKSYARKLEIYRRLLADPTVQCVLFDPAGDDYPFFAEKLGGEVIRFGGAQKVNPMDIEPPSGGLGAAEDTYPLTVRSVVEMLNTHYEDRGGLPAAEEGMLIQAVHYAYLSKGIVLGEYETYANESPIIDDLIRGVEVITHGGYEAALEEGLVDEAEFDHFCEMGVLSEEGEPITDAGISVPMAVFTPSEKHQEVAKSLEPKFESFKPGGINYNLNGTTNLELNSRLVVMDMSSFADTGEMPLILHAMLQWAYLEAKRSPNRFDVTFDEAHYLLGRESTRDLINLFIRHARHYDAGLTLMSQTAHEFLRTEERREIYENCDIKMLFYAQSVSDATKEYFDLSPAEVKYLQSAPRGQESGYSGCLLSTTKHGRRRLEVHSGDFEHYMIDNNLDPWTYIEEREGTRRPEDAGPVESELDLTDMPDITNRELDMQLSGEFAQDRAAAEPSPGSDSVDGAVSDVPASGER; encoded by the coding sequence ATGAATCCCCTACACAGACTCCTCGGGCGAGACAGTACCGAGGATGACGAGACTGAACGGATCCCGATTGACGACCTCACGGGCGAGGAGACGCAACTCGCACTCGAGTATCTGAATCTGCTCGACCGGGACGCAACTCGGAAGAACATCGAGTGGGCGGCCTACCAGTTACAGGCCGAAGAACTCCCGTTGGTCTCAGCCATCGAATCCCTCGAAGAGCGCGGGAAACTCGACAAGAAGCTCGTCGCGCCCCGTGCGATGGAGCGCCACCCCGAGTTCCAGATTCGCAACGAGAAGGTGACGCAGATAATGACCGTCACGGGCTTCCCCCGGAAGGTCAATCTCGGCTGGCTCGTCCCGCTGACGATTGCGGACGTCGACCTTCGACTGTCGTTCCACATCACGCCGCGTAACCCCGCGAAGACTCGCCAACAACTCCAGCGACGCTACACGCAAACGACGACGTCGCTGGCGCTCAAGAGTCGCAAGGGCCGGACGGACACTCACCAAGACGAACTCGAACGCGAAGACCTCCTGCGCATCCTTCAGGACGTGGTTCGGGGGACGACGAAGGTGTACGACATCGCGATCTACATGGAGTTGATCGCGGATTCCCACGAGGAACTCGACGAGATGCGCGAGCGCGTCGACACCATCCTCGCCGAACAGGACGTCGAGACGACCGTCCTTCGCCACCAGCAAATCGAGGGTAACGGGACGATTGTCCCGCTCGCGACGGACACTATCAAGAACGTCCACCCGATTCAGTTGGAAGCGCTGGCGACGCTGTTCAACCTCGTCGAGCCGCCGATTTACGACGCGGACGGCATCATGATGGGGTTCGACGACACGAGTCGGCCGGTCATCATCGACCGCTATGCACACTCCGGGTACGGAATGGTCATTTCGGGGAAGACGGGGTCTGGGAAGTCCTACGCCCGGAAACTCGAGATTTACCGCCGCTTGCTGGCGGACCCGACGGTCCAGTGTGTGCTGTTCGACCCGGCGGGCGACGACTATCCGTTCTTCGCGGAGAAGCTGGGCGGGGAAGTCATTCGCTTCGGCGGCGCACAGAAGGTGAACCCGATGGATATCGAACCGCCGTCGGGCGGCCTCGGTGCGGCCGAGGATACCTACCCGCTGACGGTTCGCTCGGTCGTGGAGATGCTGAACACGCACTACGAAGACCGGGGCGGCCTCCCCGCTGCGGAAGAGGGAATGCTGATCCAGGCGGTCCACTACGCGTATCTCTCGAAGGGGATTGTCCTCGGTGAGTACGAGACGTACGCGAACGAGTCGCCTATCATCGACGATCTCATCCGGGGCGTCGAGGTCATCACTCACGGTGGCTATGAGGCGGCGCTCGAGGAGGGCCTCGTCGACGAGGCCGAGTTCGATCACTTCTGCGAGATGGGCGTGCTCTCTGAGGAGGGCGAGCCAATCACGGACGCCGGGATTTCGGTCCCGATGGCGGTGTTCACGCCCTCGGAAAAGCACCAGGAGGTCGCGAAGTCCCTGGAACCCAAATTTGAGTCGTTCAAGCCAGGCGGTATCAACTACAACCTGAACGGGACGACGAACCTCGAGTTGAACTCGCGGCTGGTCGTGATGGACATGAGTTCCTTCGCGGACACGGGCGAGATGCCGCTTATCCTCCACGCGATGTTGCAGTGGGCGTACCTCGAGGCCAAGCGGTCGCCGAATCGCTTCGACGTGACGTTCGACGAGGCCCACTATCTGTTGGGTCGGGAGTCGACGCGGGATCTCATCAACCTCTTCATCCGCCACGCCAGGCACTACGATGCCGGGCTGACACTGATGAGTCAGACCGCACACGAGTTCCTGCGGACGGAAGAGCGCCGCGAGATTTACGAGAACTGTGACATCAAGATGCTGTTCTATGCGCAGTCGGTCTCGGACGCGACGAAGGAGTACTTCGACCTCTCGCCGGCTGAAGTGAAGTACCTACAGTCAGCCCCGCGCGGGCAGGAATCCGGGTACTCTGGCTGTCTGCTGTCGACTACCAAACACGGTCGTCGCCGGCTCGAGGTTCACTCTGGAGACTTTGAGCACTACATGATCGACAACAACCTCGACCCGTGGACGTACATCGAGGAGCGCGAGGGAACGCGCCGCCCCGAAGATGCCGGACCGGTCGAGTCCGAGCTGGACCTGACTGATATGCCGGACATCACGAACCGCGAGTTGGATATGCAACTCTCTGGTGAATTCGCACAGGACCGGGCCGCAGCAGAGCCGTCGCCGGGATCGGACTCCGTCGATGGCGCTGTGTCGGACGTCCCGGCGTCTGGTGAGCGCTGA
- a CDS encoding DUF7139 domain-containing protein — protein MTEYEDAGSTLDLMDFKNVRDGGVVETPTTYAMLMRVQPREWLILSEERRESLYLSFMTFLRGLQFPAQILSVTTAYDPEPYLGRFENVDRPLIGTSEDGAGEEEALDESPLMDYGRQYHAEWLRNVVDVAEIRDRDFYVAVSVAKDGEADDGVMAQIRGFLPGGNDVETDSETEAACLEEVKARAQRVASKLPQTQVKTELLDTRASVLEVLYEVYHGQKPPISFTQGNYTRPDDRAQDVADAAYDVEAAAQAEANEDSDFEFDRISEEYPEIEIESDADPLAAVGDGGYAHPEFVERVASSRILRWYARNIGPVGHGPRPVVPRAIYAGVSVGLLSFLLGAVTLGGFVWSMEVPQRGSDIYWLARTASFATGAVGLPAFLLSLVVLFPSGRKTKALSLVGLGVVGYAISLFLEAYPYEWDSNVAVTTLTVEVYAAGLAALLLCVALAVRSQQKVDLSNLTTVPVGGVDGEMDVDPLTDGGRTEVDTDETNGDAVADDSLTAADADTDTDAEVDTTDERNEADQ, from the coding sequence ATGACTGAATACGAAGACGCCGGTTCGACGCTGGACCTCATGGACTTCAAGAATGTCCGTGACGGCGGTGTCGTAGAAACGCCAACGACGTACGCGATGCTCATGCGGGTCCAGCCCCGCGAGTGGCTCATCCTCTCAGAGGAACGCCGGGAGAGCCTCTACTTGTCGTTCATGACGTTCCTTCGCGGGCTACAGTTCCCGGCGCAGATCCTCTCGGTGACGACTGCGTACGATCCTGAGCCCTACCTGGGACGTTTCGAGAACGTCGACCGCCCGCTCATCGGGACGAGCGAGGACGGGGCTGGCGAAGAGGAAGCGCTCGACGAGTCGCCGTTGATGGATTACGGGCGACAGTATCACGCTGAGTGGCTGCGGAACGTCGTCGACGTCGCGGAGATTCGTGACCGCGATTTCTACGTCGCGGTCTCGGTCGCGAAGGATGGAGAGGCCGACGATGGCGTCATGGCCCAAATTCGTGGGTTCCTGCCGGGTGGGAACGATGTCGAGACGGACAGCGAGACGGAAGCCGCGTGTCTCGAAGAAGTGAAAGCCCGCGCCCAGCGTGTGGCCTCGAAACTCCCGCAAACGCAGGTGAAAACGGAACTGCTCGACACGCGAGCGTCTGTCTTGGAAGTCCTCTATGAGGTCTATCACGGGCAGAAGCCACCGATCTCGTTCACGCAGGGCAACTACACGCGCCCGGACGACCGCGCTCAGGATGTTGCTGACGCGGCCTACGATGTCGAGGCGGCGGCCCAGGCGGAAGCGAACGAGGATAGCGACTTCGAGTTCGACCGTATCTCCGAGGAGTACCCCGAGATTGAGATTGAGTCGGATGCCGACCCACTCGCGGCCGTCGGTGATGGTGGCTATGCCCACCCCGAGTTCGTCGAACGGGTGGCGAGCTCGCGTATCCTTCGATGGTACGCACGGAACATCGGGCCAGTGGGCCACGGTCCCCGCCCGGTCGTCCCGCGAGCCATCTACGCGGGGGTCAGCGTCGGCCTACTGAGTTTCCTCCTCGGCGCCGTGACGCTGGGGGGATTCGTGTGGTCGATGGAAGTTCCCCAACGCGGGTCGGACATCTACTGGCTGGCTCGAACGGCCTCGTTCGCGACCGGCGCGGTGGGCCTCCCTGCCTTCCTGTTGAGCCTCGTCGTTCTCTTCCCTTCGGGACGAAAGACGAAGGCGCTCTCGCTGGTCGGCCTCGGCGTGGTCGGCTATGCGATCAGCCTGTTCCTCGAGGCGTACCCCTATGAGTGGGACTCGAATGTGGCTGTGACGACGCTCACGGTCGAAGTGTACGCGGCTGGACTGGCCGCGTTACTGCTCTGTGTCGCCCTCGCAGTGCGGTCCCAGCAGAAGGTGGACCTCTCGAATCTCACCACGGTGCCTGTCGGTGGCGTCGACGGCGAGATGGACGTTGACCCTCTCACCGACGGCGGCCGTACAGAGGTAGACACTGACGAAACGAACGGCGACGCGGTTGCTGACGACTCGCTCACGGCGGCAGACGCGGACACGGACACGGACGCGGAAGTGGACACGACGGACGAGCGAAACGAGGCAGACCAATGA